Proteins encoded by one window of Nocardioides euryhalodurans:
- a CDS encoding 3-oxoacyl-ACP reductase produces the protein MSDRYQGFVQTPIGQLLVKNLGLPSPTPLRRYEAGDPLVDGTVVVGGTGRLVESLPGVMDLLGIATTTSADAAEKYAGLVFDATGLTDAGQLGALREFFTPLLRSLQTCPRVVVLGTPPEQVTGSERVAQRALEGFTRSLGKEIGRGGTVQLVYVAEKAEGAVSSTLGFLLSPKSAYVSGQVIRIGTHGHEAAEVADWQQPLAGRVALVTGASRGIGEQIARVLHRDGATVVGLDVPQAASELQALMGELDGDHLTLDITAKDAPQRIARHLKEKHGGVDVVVHNAGITKDKKLANMDAARWDAVLNVNLVAPERISRELLDQGVVNDNGRIIGVASIAGIAGNVGQTNYAASKAGVIGLVDSLEDELSNGITVNAVAPGFIITQMTAAVPFATREVGQRLNAMSQGGLPVDVAETIAWYASPGSTAVSGNVVRVCGQMMLGA, from the coding sequence ATGAGTGATCGCTACCAAGGCTTCGTGCAGACCCCGATCGGCCAGCTGCTGGTGAAGAACCTGGGCCTGCCCAGCCCGACGCCGCTGCGGCGCTACGAGGCGGGCGACCCGCTGGTCGACGGCACCGTCGTGGTCGGCGGCACCGGCCGGCTCGTCGAGTCGCTGCCCGGGGTGATGGACCTGCTCGGCATCGCGACCACCACGAGCGCCGACGCCGCCGAGAAGTACGCCGGCCTGGTCTTCGACGCCACCGGCCTCACCGACGCCGGCCAGCTCGGTGCGCTCCGCGAGTTCTTCACCCCGCTGCTGCGCAGCCTGCAGACCTGCCCGCGGGTGGTCGTGCTCGGGACCCCGCCCGAGCAGGTCACCGGCAGCGAGCGGGTCGCGCAGCGCGCACTCGAGGGGTTCACCCGCTCGCTCGGCAAGGAGATCGGACGCGGCGGCACCGTCCAGCTCGTCTACGTCGCCGAGAAGGCCGAGGGGGCGGTCTCGTCCACGCTCGGCTTCCTGCTGTCGCCGAAGTCGGCGTACGTCTCGGGCCAGGTGATCCGGATCGGGACGCACGGCCACGAGGCGGCCGAGGTCGCGGACTGGCAGCAGCCGCTCGCCGGCAGGGTCGCGCTCGTGACCGGCGCCAGCCGCGGCATCGGCGAGCAGATCGCGCGCGTGCTCCACCGCGACGGAGCGACCGTCGTCGGGCTCGACGTGCCCCAGGCGGCGAGCGAGCTCCAGGCCCTGATGGGCGAGCTCGACGGCGACCACCTCACGCTCGACATCACCGCCAAGGACGCGCCGCAGCGGATCGCGCGCCACCTGAAGGAGAAGCACGGCGGGGTCGACGTCGTCGTCCACAACGCCGGCATCACCAAGGACAAGAAGCTCGCCAACATGGACGCGGCCCGCTGGGACGCCGTCCTCAACGTCAACCTCGTCGCCCCCGAGCGGATCAGCCGCGAGCTGCTCGACCAGGGCGTCGTCAACGACAACGGCCGGATCATCGGCGTCGCCTCGATCGCGGGCATCGCCGGCAACGTCGGCCAGACCAACTACGCCGCCTCCAAGGCGGGCGTGATCGGCCTGGTCGACAGCCTCGAGGACGAGCTGTCGAACGGCATCACGGTCAACGCGGTCGCCCCGGGCTTCATCATCACCCAGATGACGGCCGCGGTGCCGTTCGCGACCCGCGAGGTCGGGCAGCGGCTCAACGCGATGTCGCAGGGCGGACTGCCGGTCGACGTCGCCGAGACCATCGCGTGGTACGCCAGCCCCGGCTCCACCGCCGTCAGCGGCAACGTGGTGCGCGTCTGCGGCCAGATGATGCTGGGGGCGTAG